The Branchiostoma floridae strain S238N-H82 chromosome 12, Bfl_VNyyK, whole genome shotgun sequence genome segment GAATGTATTTCGCAAACAGGCGCGGCCCATTGAGATCCCGCTTAACCATTAAACTTTACTACAGTGACTCCGAGAGCGGCCACCTGTCCCAGCACGTACCCGTGAGTCCCCGGCTGCAGAGGAAGCTGAGATGTGCCGTGCTCTACGCTGATTGGCGGGAAGACAGCCAGTTTTGTCACCGAGATGACGTCACGACCAATCAGGTTAGCTTCTCCTGGTTTGGGGAAGATGATGACGTCACTGAGGTGAAGGTCTACTGCGCGGTTCTTGAAGGTGTGTGGAGAGAAGAGTCCGGATTGGTGGAGAATCACGTGACCAACACGACAAGTGGTGATGACGACATGGAGCCATACTACCCTGGACACGGGCGCAGGAATGAAATCCAGTCTGGGAACGAGATCTGGGTCTAAATGGACTTACCGAAATTCTaactaactacatgtatttgtactaTGTCttgtttttaagaaaaaagataaaaaacgAACGTTAAAAAGTAAGCATACTCCGATCTGTGACACAAACTATACAAATCACATGTACAAGTCAGTAGGCAACCACTATATAAGCAAGTGACAGCGAGTCATACATTTCACATGGCTTTCAGTTCAAAACCACACCTTCCTTCTTAAGTCGTTATGCAAAACGCTACTTCATTGACAGTTACTGTattatcattttacaaaaatggaaaatatgataTGTCTTGCAGAAAGGGCGGACTTCTAGTAAAGAATTGTCCTGCTGTCCGTTTGTTTGTCGACGTGATATGGAGACTGTATTTCCGATGTTTGTCGATAGGAGTGCTTCTGCACCGTGAACACTGCAGTGataagaatgaaaatgaatacAGAAAGGAAAACCTTACTGGAGTGAGTACTTTTGCAACACTCCGTACTAATCAAACCTTGTGCAAGGATATGAAGATTTGTATATACATTATAATATTACCACCTCCAAACTCTTGTATAGACTTTAAAGACAGATTTATGATgattatgaaaacaaacatgcttTTTATATTTATCTCATACAGAGTTTTACTATGATCGGGACTCAATAAAGTATCCGACACTTCATGGATAGCTTTtctgttaagttttttttcctcttcgtgTTCGTTTCTATAGTTTCTTCCCTTTTCCATTAACtctcctcattgattatgcaaattagcttttgatttgcataattagtattacattatgtaagtcatcactcattctatctacatacaaaaaaatcatgatgatccgtcaacacgttctcgagttattctcgtccaaagtttgaaaggaaatcggtgcctgcataTTCatactcacagcacttactctcctctccaagggctatctgccacttaaaaatcatgaccacagcatgtgcagaacacgagatgtcaaaattgGAAGTTCCGCTGCCGTACCTTAtagagccgctaggggggcccattatcgaacttgaccttcgttttcctgacccgtacccacctaccaaatattatcaggatccattcaaggcttctcgagttatgctgtacaCAAAAAGCGGACGGACACATTCGGCCCGCTACTGTCCTGACGGGAaaaggctacgccaaccattttcgaacacgaccttcctgttcgcgaccgctactcaaataccaaatatcattaaaattcacacacagcttctcgagttatatgctgttgacctacatatagggacacaacatgcGAAGGTAAATATGGGTAAAGTTAAAGAGATTACTCGTTCAGTGTATGGGAAATAAAGTAAAGCCTTTAAGAATgtaaacgggggggggggggggtattggcAATAGTACCGAATTCACCGATTCAAGACAATTTCTTTTGCATATTCCATTGTAATCTCCACCGTATTCGGTCGTCTGTGACCTTTTTTATGTATCTTAGACCATGTATACGTACAATATATAATTTCAATTATTTCCGTGCCaccaaaaagaaacaaacgatAAAATTCCAGGCCCATAACATTATTATTTCTGCCTAACctaaatgtccaaattttgccCCTATGACATGTCTGGCGACGATATGATTTAAAATGCAATCTAATGTGAGCATATGCTACTCAGATAAATTTGCTATTGcgttttgaaacaaatatgaTCACAAAGATAATAAGAGCAAATTCAGTAAAATCTTACGACTTCAAAGCTAAAAAGAGCCCCGTTTCAATTAGTAAGTACTGTTACAATAGATAGTTACTGTTTTATCCCTTATACCAGTCAACAGAACAAAACTACACTTCCTTTGTTCGTATTGCAATTCTCTGAGCAGACGGaaaaaaatcccgaccactgcTAGTTCACACTATGGTGTCAGGAAGGAGAAAGTCAGGCCCGGGGATCTCGTTCCCAGCATGACGACAGACTTCCTCAAAGTACTCTCGTTCCCACTGCCCCACCCAGCGCGGCGAAACGTCCGGTTCCCACTTCTCACCGGGCCTCCTGCCTCTGTGGtataaacaagagttcagagatgGCAAACCTCTAATGCTGAAGTACGGAACAGAGTCAAGCAATACGTGCTTTGCCAAGCAAATCGATCTGGGGCAAACACAATATCCAAGGGCTGAACAATGGCTCCCAAGATCTGCATGCAGTCGGTTTGAACAAAGACTAACATCCGATTGTTACCCAGTACAAATGTGATTTCTGAGTAGGTGTTGACTGCCCTCCTTCCTCTTTGCAACAGGCCTAGGGACGTGCGCTAGCCACTGACTTTGCCTCCCCCCCAATATAAATTGCTCTTAAAAGCAATAGcaccacaaatatttgtattgttGTTAATATATCCACGAGGAGGGCAGCAACAACATTATTGAATAAAATTATGATCCCCCTGATTCAGTGATTGAGCACATGCAGCCTCGAGGGCCAGTCACTTACtgtttaggcttaggtcccatttcaaaatcgggccccggccgggatgtttgcggaaacgaaaaattaaagtgtttatcaaagaatatacacaaattatgctcatgactattTTTGTTTACGTCCTGTGTCTTTCGTTgcttttatattatatttttcgtttccaaaagctACCCGGTctggccccgggttgggaattgggacctaattTTTAGCCAGTCTCTGGCCGAAATAGATATGTTTGGGGATTGGAAGAAAAGTACGTGCAAAACACATCGAACAATAACGTGTCCTTACTTTGCGGACAGCACGGTTCCTGCTTGGCTGTCCTCAACCAAAGCTCTCTCGATCTTATCCTTGTCTTCTCCGGGGTCCTCTGGACTCCACTTCAAGCCGAGATTCTTCATGAGTAGACGGAACGTCTTCTCTTTGTTGTTGACGAGGGCTGAGTAGTGGATGACAGCGTGGAAGAAATGCTCAGGTTGCTTCCTCTGCAGATCTGCGGCGCAATCCATCACACCGACCCACAACGTGAACAGGTCAAAGAAGCCAGAACCACGATAGTGCACCTGTGAGAACTTCGGGTCATCTCCGAAACATTGAGCGTGGTCAGCTTGTGCTGTGTGGGACACAAGCCTCCCAAACCCAAGGCGTGTCATTGCTCGGTAAGCCACGTAACGCACGTGCCATTGTTGGACGTAGGGTCGAAGTAACGATTCTGATACTTCCAGTCCGTTTCTGTACATGAAGACTGCCTTGGCGGACGGGAAGGCGCGAGCCATCAGGTCAGCCAGGAGGATGACGTCAGGCATGAACTTGTAGAAAATGACGTGGCGATGACGTGGATCTGACGTCACGAGGTTGTAGTTTAGCAAGGTGACGACGTTCCTCAGAAGACCAATGGTAGACTCTTCATTTGACAGAAGCGTGTAACAGCTGTGATGAGGCGGAGTCCGGCCTTGTTGATAGGACGGTGTCGGTGGACAGCCATGTGAATGACAGAGAAGACGTCATCCTCACACACAGCCTGTGCCACCGATGTGGCCTCTACAAGTCGCGTTACCAGAGTCGAACCACATCGCGCTGTATTGTGTAGaacagaaacaacaataaaGCCTGTTTCTTAGTTTTTATTATCGTCTTCTGCTACTTTGCATTCGGAAAGACGCTATTTTCAAATGCCTTGCAAACTTTTGGCTGAAATATCAGAAGACTTGCATTAAAATTGCATCGTTAGATCTAAGGTAAAATACCAATTTAGACATGTTAGCCATCGTCGGAGCTcttcaaaatcaggcaaaaatcaatgcacaCTGATAAAATTCTTAAAATCTCgataacttattttaacagtgccacatgcaGAGAACAACGGGCAGTGTAGTCAACTCgataacttattttaacagtgccacatgcaGAGAACAACAGGCTGGATAAGGTTAGGTAGTCTCAATCTCTCagagcctttttgaggccgcaaGGGCAGGGAGTATCCAAAGTGTCTAGAGCACAGAGCAGGACGGTCTTGATCTGTCAGATATAAGGAACGGATACGGAACGTTTGGGGAGGGGGTAAGATGTAACGATGTTCAAAAATTAAATTCCTGTATTTCAGTCACTGTTAAAATCTTAGGGCTTTGGACCGTTGCAACAAGAATGTGAACATATACAATTGTTCAGTTTATTGAAATACTTGTCTTGTACAAAAAATATAGGCATAATATCAAGTACACTTGgatgtctgattttttttagcttttttgtatttgaattgaTGCTTCTCTTCGGTTGAAATctaaaagaaatgaatgaaataagataaaagaaGAGAATCTCGACCTTATTTTTTCAAGACCTTAACCGAGAAAAATAACGTTCTTTGCTGAACCTTACCTGTCATGAAAATGAAGACTTCCTGCACATGCGCAACTTCGTCAGCAACAGCGCTCGCCACGTCCTGGAGTCGCTCCAAGGGGACACAGAGAACCTCGACTGCTTTCCGTCTCTGAGCCTTAGATAAGTTTGAAAAATTCATCAGGTTTAAAAAGCAGTGTACAGCAATAAATATTCTTGAGAATATCATTCTAGACGGTAACTGAAATGTCAGCTCTCTCAACCACCATAATCTAACCGTTCCGCCAACACGACAACCCATTCTTAGAAGTGTTTATCAATAAACAAAGAATTGATAACATTGAACAATACAAACCTCACGAAAGAACGGATGTGTTTTCAGATCCGCACCATCCACGGGTCGGATCAACACCACCACTTCTTGTTCCCAGTCTATACTGTACACAGAAAACTCGTTCCCACGACGGACAAACAGTTGTACCACGTCATGGACCGCTGTCGCTTCCCCCACTGGTATGAAGTCGTTAAGAGAGTTAAGTggtgtttgaatttttttcttcttcggtaCCACCTTTTGAATGTAAGCCAGAGATTGCTTAGTCTAAGAGAAAAAAGACCAGACGAAAGAAGAGAATTAAGCATAATACAGTTGCAGCAATATTACTATACTTAATCGCAAAAAGTTAAATCAGGTCACATGATACTAGTATCAATTTCATACGTAGCCCATTGGGCTGATTATTGTAAACGATGCACCACAGGATCCCGGCTTTGCGCTTTGAATAGGCCCATAATATAAGGTAATACTTATGGCAACCATCTCCCatgtttctctctttttctctttttctctgtctctgtctttgtctgtctctgtctctgtctctctctctctgtctctctctcaaaAGTTCAACAAACCTTGGGCCAAGACGACGATTGTGTAGTCAGGTGATGAGAGAGTAGCAAGTACACTACGATGGCGACAGTTGCACTTAGAGCTGTAACGGCTGTGGCTACTGTGAATACATCCATGGTCGCACAAGGTCCTTCTTTCGAAAACGCGTTGTGCTGctaaataaaagaaagaaagaaaaaataacaatcaCTATCAACTTTGAGGTTGTTTTATTGGGTAGAACATAGGAACACAGGAGATAAGAACAGTTTTGGTTTACGACCAATTGTTTTAATcaaccctatccagacggggaggggggctttCTAACTTTCATGTCACATAAAGTTTCAGACAGTTTCAGACTTGTGGCTAGACTATACAGGTCAACCTGAATGATGATTGATCGAAATAATAAAAAACACCTGCTAGAACCCAAAAATTCCGCCAATTGTCATCTCAGTTTGTCCCCATAAAGGAGACAGTAGGTCGAAAATGTGCCTACCAGTTGTACCTAcgcccccccccacacacacacatctaccAAGTTTACACATGAACACCGAACTATTCATTACTATTCAAACAAAGGCTCTACCACCTTCGCCTTTATATCAAACAGTAAGATACTGTCGTGAATAGGTACTGTGATatttttacagtaactgttaggTTGGAAACAACAGTTTAAACATTACGTTCTTGTTGAGTACATTAGACATTGTCATGGTACAACGTCACTCATACTCATCATGGCAATGCCTTTTTTTGCCACACTAAAGTTTGCATTGACGCCAGTATCTATTAGGTTGGAAACAACAGttcaaatttacaaatgtaacgtTCTTGTTGTGGTCGTTAAGGTGCAACGTCACTCCCACATACCTGTACAATCTTGTTAGGTCTGTGTGGTCCCCAATTCTGCTAACTTTTAAACAATTAAGAGTTATCAGAATAAGCAACTCCCCAGGTGCGCCTGTACCTGTTTGTAACACGAGAACAAGTTCACTGATTAACAAGTGAACTTCGGTATCAACGCCAAGGCGAAAAATGGACTTTGACACTGTGGAGTTAGTTAAATTGATGAAGGTGAATTGCAAAAAACGGACAAACACAAATATACTGAACAAAACCTGCTAGTTTTCAAAAGACATGGCACCCGCTATAATTTTGCAATGTACGAAATATCTCTATCTACATTGTTGTGCTGGGAAAACTGTAGATGAACATTATGTAGGTCAAAGGTTTTCATACTGAACCACAGGCAGTTGTTTACATCCAAGTAACGGTGACCCGGTGCGCACTCTTAGAGAATAACGCGCTCTTAGTGATCTGAGGAAGAAAGAATTAACGTCATGTTTGATGATTGGCCCTTCGATGATTGGCCCTTCGACTGTACACTAtacaccatccatccatccatccatccatccatccatccatccatccatccatccatccatccaaccaaccaaccaaccaaccaaccaaccaaccaaccatccatccatccatccaacaaTCTGCTTCACCGCATTTTATTTCAGAGTTTAATTgtcattgttctccacagtTATCTATCTGACGCTGTCCTTTGTACCCCCTCCAAGGTGCATCCCATCCCAGGTTAAACCGCCTCATGACGtcacacaccaggtttgtactgaacaggtCAATGTCGTCTGCAAAGCGAAGGTTACAGATTTGCCTACCACAAGTAGATTTTGAGATGTGATGTTCTTGCAATGTGCTCTGCACGATCTTCTCTACGTGCTTAAAAGGGTGaatgtttgcttttgtttttatttcgcTGTTAGGAAAAATGAATTGTAAaggttttaatttcgcgattAAAACAAGAGCCTATATGGCTAGGAGATATAAAAAATCGtgatggttttaaattcgctgaaatcacgaacttaaaaccaccgcgaacatttgcTCTTTTGTTACATTATATACTGTATGTTAAAGAACTACTGGTGAGAGCAAGCTTGCATGCGCACCCGGACTGTTGTCGTAAAGAATTCCATAACTTTATTGACAATGAATACAGCTTTGGATGCGTTTTCACAAAGCTTCAATAGTCTTGAATCGAACTCTCTATTTTAACCTATCCTATCATAGCGTTCCAGAACACCGGAAGTACGTATACGTAAACTGACCGGAAATAACCTCACAATCGGTTGTTCCAGATAACAactggtttgttgttgtttaccagtGACAATCCGTCAGCGAAAAAAGCCAGACGTGTTGTTTCTTTTCCCCCGGACAACAGTACAACAAGGACTGTGTTTCTTGTGACAACTTGTGCGATATTTTGGCAAAGAGTTGTCAGTGAAGAGTTGGGTTTTCCGTGAGAAGCCCTAGTGTCTCATTATATTTGTCGAGACGAGAGAGTCTTGAACTAAACGTTTTTGTATCGAAGTAACGTGACTGGAAAGATGCAGACCGCTAGATTGGCGCTAGGCGTCGCCTTGCGGGTCTGTCCCAGAACTGCAGTATCCACATTCACTAGACCAGCCGCAGGTAAGGAAGGCTAGATGTTCTTTGTTTTCCAGCTTTAGACATTTCTCCTGGGAGGAGTTTTGTACTACTCTCCAATCAGATGCTCGACTGTTGCTTAAAGTTGGACGTCTTGGTACGTGTTTTTATCGAGATACTTCAAAGGACCAATGGGAGAAATGTCCTCTTTTATTGCATACTAGTAGTTAATATGTTCCCTGATTTCCGTTACTTGAATATGTATATCATGGAAAAATTTCTATTTGTTATGCAATTAGATGATTCAGTTATATTTTTATTCCTCCGGTCCCTATATCTACAACTGCTTTAGGAAGCGAAAacaagttgaacctgtacatataACATATACTAGTTGTAGATATTAGTCTCTGCAGTAATACATTACGACTTGAATATGTAGACCCTATAGATGTGGATACTGAAGAGGGAATAACTGGGACCAATGTCGCTCGACGTTTCgtctttccttctttttcctCTCTGACAATTATTTGTCATCACTTTGCGACCCAGGTATGGTTCTTGTGCACACTTCCCCACCGCGCCCTAGTGGTTCCCAGCAGAACTGCCTCCGTCCGGACATGCCGTACAAGACCGGCCATGCGGACTGGAGCGGTCTGGACCTGGGGCTCTTCATCGGGGCGGGAGTTCTTGTCACTGCCGGGCTGTATGAGGTGAGATTTTCTGTACTTTTCAACTCTCAAATTAAAATTAACTGATCAAGACTGTTCTGGAACGGCGTCTTGTGCAGCTATTTTAGAATAATCTGTTTTCGTTTATTTTAGAATGTGAGGCATTTGAagattttgtagctgctttgtacgatttataaAAAGGTCGAATTTCGCCGCACTAGTAATTCTTCATATTATCAAAAGTGAAATTTTGTTCATAAGTCGAGATTATCATCTTTAGGTCTAGTAATAGCTATACTGCACATCTTCCGTTCACTATCAAACTACCTTGGTTTGTTTGTTATATTCATCAGCACAAAAAGGCCCAGGCCACGCTCACACCGTCGGAAGTACCACCTGCCCAAGGTGTTCAGTACGTCCCGTCAGTCAACAGTCAGTACACGGGCCTGAACCTGGTACCGCTGGCGCCGCAGACCCCGGTCGGGGTGCTGTGCAGGAGCGCCGCCTTTCCTCTCGGAAAGACACACAGGGCCGACGGGAAAGTAGCCGAGAACGAGGCTAGTAGAGGTGACAAGAAAGACCAGCAAGTCTCCGCCCAGTTTGGCAGGCCTGCTGAAAGAAACGAAGTGAATACCTCCACCGAGGAGGCCAAGAAGTGCCCACGGGATGTCTCGGACGAGACGCCGACGGCTGTCGGTCCCGTGAAGATGTGCGACAAGGCGCTGTCCACTGCGGAAGACGTCCGTACAGCTTCCACTGAGAGCAAAAAGACGTCTGAAGACGCAGTAGATGGAGGGGACAACAAGGAGGTGTTCAACGATGCTGTGAAAAAGAGAGGTAAGCGACCAATTTTTTCcatctatgtaacgttagtactaCGCTATATTTGTCCACCTGTAGAATTGCCTTGAAGGGGGAGGGCTAGCAGCCAAAAAATAACTTAACAGCTGTCTGTCTAGGATCCAAAACTTGAAGTAGCTGTTTGTTGTTCCTTATTGGACCGGCCGGTTTTGAAGTCGGTATGTTTACAACTtggtttgtctttttgtctaggCACACCACAGTCCTTGCCCCACACAAAGACAAGGACCGACCACAACGAAGCAGACGTGTCGTCTGAAAATGACGTCAATGTGTCTGATGATGACCAGGTGCCGGCCAAAGAGGTGATGACGTTCAACTCTGACATCAGCGACCACAAGAAGTCACCTTCCGCGTGTCCTCTTGGAGGGGGCCAAGTCTCCGAGGGGAACGCCGGGAAGGAACACGACTTCTGTGGGAATGACGTCACCTCTGACGTCAGCAACACCTGCAGTCTGCCAGATCCCGCTGACGgagaaaacgcgggaaatgacgtcatcgacagGTCTGGAGAGACAAGTCCTCGGCGCGCTGACTTCACAGAGGCAGAAGTCATCACAGTCACGGCATGTCCCGTTCGGCACGAGCTTAGCGCTGCTACACGAGAGGTGATCGGATCCACGCCACACGTCACAGACAAGACGGACACTGAAATTAGCTGGGAACAGTTCCTGTCCGAGGGAGATTTGTGAgtccatgtttttattgttaGTATGTAAAGTAGCACAACATTTGAGAGAAgatttgtaacgttatttcaGGTTGTTCCTGTACGTATTTTGGAATTTCCCATTTTTGATGTATCATACATGCTCTAAACAATGACTGCAGGGCCTGCAAGACTGATTCAAAGACTGGTAAGATATCCTAAAATACTTTCCTTACTGGAACAAGTCTGACCAAATCATTGTGACAACTTTGCAAAGTTTTCATTTATTTGCCCTAAAAAATGGCACACATTTGTGAGAAACAGGAGTCGATTGACGCCTGTCAGTAACCAGTAAAGGAATGTATTTCGCAAACAGGCGCGGCCCATTGAGATCCCGCTTAACCATTAAACTTTACTACAGTGACTCCGAGAGCGGCCACCTGTCCCAGCACGCACCCGTGAGTCCCCGGCTGCAGAGGAAGCTGAGATGTGCCGTGCTCTACGCTGATTGGCGGGAAGACAGCCAGTTTTGTCACCGAGATGACGTCACGACCAATCAGGTTAGCTTCTCCTGGTTTGGGGAAGATGATGACGACCTTGATGACGTCACCGAGGTGAAGGTCTACTGCGCGGTTCTTGAAGGTGTGTGGAGAGAAGAGTCCGGATTGGTGGAGAATCACGTGACCAACACGACAAGTGGTGATGACGACATGGAGCCATACTACCCTGGACACGGGCGCAGGAATGAAATCCAGTCTGGGAACGAGATCTGGGTCTAAATGGACTTACCGAAATTCTaactaactacatgtatttgtactaTGTCttgtttttaagaaaaaagataaaaaaacgaACGTTAAAAAGTAAGCATACTCCGATCTGTGACACAAACTATACAAATCACATGTACAAGTCAGTAGGCAACCACTATATAAGCAAGTGACAGCGAGTCATACATTTCACATGGCTTTCAGTTCAAAACCACACCTTCCTTCTTAAGTCGTTATGCAAAACGCTACTTCATTGAGAGTTACTGTattatcattttacaaaaatggaaaatatgataTGTCTTGCAGAAAGGGCGGACTTCTAGTAAAGAATTGTCCTGCTGTCCGTTTGTTTGTCGACGTGATATGGAGACTGTATTTCCGATGTTTGTCGATAGGAGTGCTTCTGCACCGTGAACACTGCAGTGataagaatgaaaatgaatacAGAAAGGAAAACCTTACTGGAGTGAGTACTTTTGCAACACTCCGTACTAATCAAACCTTGTGCAAGGATATGAAGATTTGTATATACATTATAATATTACCACCTCCAAACTCTTGTATAGACTTTAAAGACAGATTTATGATgattatgaaaacaaacatgcttTTCATATTTATCTCATACAGAGTTTTACTATGATCGGGACTCAATAAAGTATCCGACACTTCATGGATAGCTTTtctgttaagtttttttttttcttcgtgtTCGTTTCTATAGTTTCTTCCCTTTTCCATTAACTCtgctcattgattatgcaaattagcttttgatttgcataattagtattacattatgtaaatcatcactcattctatctacatacaaaaaaatcatgatgatccgtcaacacgttctcgagttattctcgtccaaagtttgaaaggaaatcggtgcctgcataTTCatactcacagcacttactctcctctccaagggctatctgccacttaaaaatcatgaccacagcatgtgcagaacacgagatgtcaaaattgGAAGTTCCGCTGCCGTACCTTAtagagccgctaggggggcccattatcgaacttgaccttcgttttcctgacccgtacccacctaccaaatattatcaggatccattc includes the following:
- the LOC118428075 gene encoding uncharacterized protein LOC118428075, giving the protein MTRLGFGRLVSHTAQADHAQCFGDDPKFSQVHYRGSGFFDLFTLWVGVMDCAADLQRKQPEHFFHAVIHYSALVNNKEKTFRLLMKNLGLKWSPEDPGEDKDKIERALVEDSQAGTVLSAKGRRPGEKWEPDVSPRWVGQWEREYFEEVCRHAGNEIPGPDFLLPDTIV
- the LOC118427100 gene encoding uncharacterized protein LOC118427100; this encodes MDVFTVATAVTALSATVAIVVYLLLSHHLTTQSSSWPKTKQSLAYIQKVVPKKKKIQTPLNSLNDFIPVGEATAVHDVVQLFVRRGNEFSVYSIDWEQEVVVLIRPVDGADLKTHPFFREAQRRKAVEVLCVPLERLQDVASAVADEVAHVQEVFIFMTARCGSTLVTRLVEATSVAQAVCEDDVFSVIHMAVHRHRPINKAGLRLITAVTRFCQMKSLPLVF